The DNA region GGCAATTTCTTTCTCCACACTGTTTCACCCCCTGCAACTCAAATGCAAGAGATCAGACACGTtgacaataaacaataaaaggaTGGAAGTCACTTCAATACAACAGACATTGATGAGAATGTTTCGTGTGTAACGCTGACCTAAGGCATAATTTATGCCAACATAGCACAGCTTCAGACAAAGCAACTGGACAGTCATGACCAGACCAACTGAATTCTTTGAGGATTAGCAGGCCCCCCCACAGTGATAGTGTTCACAGTCCAATGCTGTCTGCCTccataaaaagaagaagaaaaaaaaactcaagtcCTGTGAAAAGCAGAAAGCAGAGTTCATTTCTTCTTGCCcgctctcttcccctctcctttctttggtttcccttttcctcttaGTTTCCTTAGGCGACTCATTTCCTCTTTGAAGTCTTCATGCTCATCTctgagaaggaagaggaaacatttttattaaaactttcACAATGCTTACTGGGGTTTACATCCACACTAATActctgattttctctttttaactgaaatacCATTTTCACCCACTGATTAATTCAACTTTGCTATATTTTCGATTGCTGTTAAGCTACCACCaatgaaactcaacatttcCTGCGTACATGTTTCACATTCAAATCCTTCCCGCATCTCAAGAGCATGATACTTCCCTGTCCTGGTAGGATTGTTATGCAAAGTActtgcaggaagtgttgagtgtCACTGACAGATGCTTAATcgcgattaaaaaaaaaaaaaaaaaaacactgacaaagtAGAGGCAACTggaatcaatcaatcaatgagagaaaatgagagtgcTGCGGATatgtacattatactgaatttatcagGTTTTTCCAATGTGGGAcgttcattttaaatttgctttctattattttgattgaatgatttcattttaaacattggCAGCCACGAACTTCCATAAGTGTTATCTTTTAAAGTGTACCAATACCAGTAATTTTGGTCATCAGCAGCTCCACTGAGTGGAAAATACATTAAGTACCATTTAATTTAATAGCAataggaaaaatattttcaaagatcAAGCTTatgccaaaaatgtcaaactgtatCAACAATACGAGGTAGATGAGCAGTTTCTACAGTACCTGAACAGTCCCATGAACCTGAGCTTCTGGGTCATGGCATAGTAAACCCTGTGCTTTGGGTACCAGTCATACACATCCTTTCTCTTGGCCATGGGAGGCTCCTGGAACAGCTGGACCACCTTCATAGATCTGGAGTCTGTTGGACGCACAACCTCCCCGAAGATTTGTGCGCTCAGTCTGGCCATGCGTATGGCATAGCTGGACAGACCGGCCATGACTGctgaacagagcagagagataTATACACTTTTTGACTACTAAGAATGACAATTTAAGTTATCTACACATTTCAGCTGGTCAGAATTCCTTTTTGGatatataaaataacatcacaaacatcattgtgccattttattatttattagacCACCGGGATTCACATTACAGATATCCACAATGTATTTATGACTAGTCAAAACTAATTTTAGTTACCTACAATAATCTGCAATAGTAATTTTTACATTCTGACTAATAATAATTACCCATTGAGTTCTATGGGGAACTTTATTAGACATATCTAAAATTCAATTTTGccatcaaaatgtaatttccagATATCTTCCTTTAAAGTATGACtagtcaaaagaaaaagaaaaaaagaaataaaaagtgggAATTCCTTTTAAGATATCTACAAAGACATTATGGTAATCTTATAAAGGAGTTTTGACTATATTTATACTTAATATTGTAACATAATATACTATAAAACATGAGATGTAGGTACTTTTAGCTTAGTAGTATCCTCAGTATGTTGTACAGCTGTAatatgaagttaaaaaaaaatattggattgCATTTCAATGGCAGATACTTATTATTAAAAGACTCTATTCAGGAATAAAAACTACAACCAGGACACCCCTACTTTTAACTGAACTCTGTGACTTTCCGACAAGTAATGTTATTACTTGTTACTTCAAACAGAGCCTCTGGCTTTGGGGCACCGGACATCTTGAGCTCCTGGGCCTGTGCTCAGCAGTGCCGTTCAATAATTCATACATGGTTATTCTCTTTGGGGAAAGTGTGTGAGATAGGTCAGGGGAAGTGTATTTTCATGACAGAGGTAACCTAGCCCCAGTGTGTGCTTCTCGTGTATGCTGACGCTACATTCGGGTCACAAAGGTAACCATCGATTTCCCTAAAAGTTAATTAACTGGCTGTGTTTGACAAATCCAGAAGGTTGTTTAAGACCACTAATTGTTGTTCTGGAGGTATTTCCAAAATCCCCAAAGACTCTTCTAACCCTCTGAATAACAATATATTCAGTCCAGTGAATGATGAAAAAGATTTTCAGCCAAATTCCCAAGTTGAGCATTTTTcataatcaaaacaaagatgGCAGCCTGTAGGCTTTCTGGGTAGGAAATAAAGTCATGTAATATGTGCAATGAGACCATGAACACGTTCGTCGACTTATAAAGtgcaatgaaaaaatgtctgtatacATACTTGTGATCTTACATTTGAGCAAAATATTCAACGTTATCATTTCGGccatgaaataaaatgcatgaaaatatcACACAATGCCACGCACTAGTTCAAGCTATTCTAGATTCCATGATTATGATACACTGATTTTCCTAATTTCTCATCATTATGATGGACTCATTTAAGACTAAatcttacattaaaaaagacCGTAAATCAGTGTCTGCTGTAATGCTACAATAGGCTCTACAGTATAAAAGTGACCATGTTGTCAGCCTGATGAATGTCTGTCTTACCACACATCCGTCAGTTATCAGACTGACTAACACTGTGAGTTCATGTTAGCGGAAACGCTTAGCCGTCATATTACGGCTAGGTGTTAGCAGACCTTAGGGTTTTGACTTCCCCGAAACCTTGACCAAAACCCTTCGGGCAACAACATGATGAATGACAGCCTTTCATCTGTTCATTTCTTCGTAACAGTAATAACAAGGTGTCTTACCTGAGTCTGTGAGGAATTAGTTAGACACTTTATAACCGCCAGTAAAACGTATTTAACCCTAGTTAAGAGACAGCTGGAGTTCAATTAATTGTATTAACGTTTAAGCTAACGTTAACCTTCACACGCCATACTGCCATAACAGGCTCTATTGCGCATGACACAATAGTGTGTctctttcacttcctgttttctggtattttattttccaataCACACGTTTTATAAATTTCACATAGATATATCAAAACGCCCTCATTATAACTTAAAATCACCGCAGACAGACCGTCAGCACTGATGCAGTCTAATGTGTCTTTTAAGTAATCAAGCGCTGGCAGGAAGTCCGTTGCTCTTGAGGGATCCGTGAGTGTAACAAACTTTGCACATAGTTCCGCTTCTCAGACGGCTGGTGGTTTGGTGAAGTTCGTACGTCGGTAGCCCAGTTTGTTTCTATATAGTGTTATGTATgattttacttgtttatttgaCTTCATCTTCGCTACGGAAAGTAAAGCCATAATGAATTAGATGTATCGAAGCAAGCAGGAATTTTTCCAGTATACATTTTGTAATGTTCCATAGTCATTCAACACccattttaaatatatgaatCTAGTAATTGCATTTAAACATACAGGATGGGTTTGAATATAAAGGGTTATGTATATTCTTCAACACAAGAAAATACCCCCTGCTGCAAACAACCAGCCTACCTGTTACAGCCgacattaaaaaactaaaagtttTAGCAGCTGTGTGGCTCTTTCTAGCCATGGGCATATCAGATTGGTGTTTGCTTATGGTAAGCCCTTTTAACATTTATTGTGTTTCACTTGAATATCTCTTATTATAACTCGGATATCTAAAAATGCCTTTTGAATTGTCAAAATTACAATGGAGATATGATGAATTTGAGCATTGACTAGAAGACATTATGGATATCTTAAAAGGAGTTTTGACAAGACACATCTTACATTGGACAGATCTTCAATTGCAGTTTTGACCGGTCGCAATGTATTTATAGATTTCATCAGTTATCAGTCTGACGAGCCAAATACAATTTTAGAtatctaaaatatttaaatatctaaaatttTCAGAGCCTTCGAAATGGGCGGATATCAGTGCCGTGAGTTACAAAAGCCTGTTGCTAAGTTCATCATGTGTAGCAGAAGATAATACATGTGTGATTGTCATATGAATTCTTGGAAATAGTCTATGGAGCGAAGCTCATGTTCACCACTAATTCCTTGAGTATGAGCTGTTGGCAATTTCTCAATATTTTCTGGATAACAGCTACCACCACTGCAGCAATCTGAACAGATGTCCACCTAGGACCAGAATTCATTGCAAGTCCTGCATCAGATTCACATCACCACCAACAAATTTGACTCGTCATCTTTAATTGTTTTCTCCACACAACTCAATGGGTAATGTTagtcaaaatgtatttgcaggTATCATTAATCGGAATACTGACTAGTCAGTAATGTCTTGCAGATATCTTTAATATAAATCCTGTTGACCTATTGTCTTTTAAAAGAGCTTGCCATGGGCTAGTCGATCAGTCCGCCTCTTTattccagacagaaatatctcaacaaatatgGGATGGGTTGTCATGAAATTGAGTCCATCCATGGTTCCGAGATGATTAATCCTAATGACtgtggtgatcctctgacttttcctctacaTCACCAGtatggaaaattttaaatgcctaaatgaaaaaaagtcaaaaatagaGATAAAGCGAAATACAATACACTCCGctgtttgtatttgctttttatgtatgcatttaccATGTcacttaaatgaaaaacatgttaaataacAATTATGtagccttttgtttttaataactaACTATTATTTGAATTGCATGAATTTTCAATGCCatactaaaaacaaaatcacaacacaaaaaacagtgcAGAGGTGTAtttgcatttcagtgttgtccagcagagggTAGCATAGACCTGACAAAACTGAATACAAACGCACTGTTAGTCATTTtcaggaggagatgagagggagctttttctttttaagaggAAGACGCATCATCaaagccaaaatgaaaaaacagtcaACTGTCCAGTTGCAGTTTTGGGTTGGGACCATTGAGTACCCCTTGCTGCATCAACGGGAATGGGGTTGGGATCAGGTGTCAGACCCTTATCATATATGGAGTCCAGTATACACTCCGGAACTAGTTGGGGTGCTACGTTTGCTGTTGGCATAAACTGCTGTGCGAAGAAGGAGAAGATCCGCCAAGACAGACTGTAAATTAGCTGGTGGAGCTAACTTTGTAGCACATATTCATGGGCTTGAAACGCTGTTATCCCCAAATCACTAACAGAAGATTTGTAGTTGACTTATTATCTTGATTAGTTTTAACAAAGCAACACACTGTTAATTAACTTGCGGGTCTAGCTAGTTGGGCTAGCTTCTAGCTAATTTAAAGCTTGTCACTCTGTTTAAACAAACGGATGTGGGGCTAAAAGCGATTTAAGCGTATATGCACTAGTTAGCTCTGCCAGCTTAATTGAAAGCCTGTCTCCCTGTTTACACGAACTGTCTTAGTGACATGGGGATAAAGTGATTCAAGCATATGTATATATGGTAGCTAGGATGACAATTTTTTGGGAATTGAGCAAAAAACTTATTTATATGTAAACAGCCttcttttgtatattttagaTGTATTGGTCTCAATTCCCTCTCTCCTGGTTTTATAAAAGTTCAATCAGATCTTGGGTTACAAAATAAACCTAGATAAAACTGAGTTAATGCCCCCTAAACTCAGCAGCAAGAAAACTCCTTTTCGACagttatccatttaaaattaaccAACATAGTTTTACATACCTGGGAATCCAACTTTCTTTAGCTGCACACATTAACTTAGTTAAAATCAATATCctgccaaaatgtttttatttatctcaaTGTATTCCTATCTTTAATTCAGGCAAATTTGATAGCTTAAATTTGAACTTGATAGCTTGACTCTAGACTTTAAACGAAATAAGAAGACACCTAGACTCCGTTAACAGATTCTACAAAGACCAAAATTACACAGTGGTCTAGCGCCCCCAATTTTAGATCTTATTACTGGGCTACCCATCTCCGGATTATCCACTACTGGCTTCGATATGATATAGACCCCTTGCCTACCTATTTAACACTGGAGGCCTCTTCCTCTAAACCAGCGTCTTTGTCTGCACTGGGCCCACTCTGTTTCTAATGACTATTTGACTTTCAGGCACCAACACTGTCCACTTCAATAGCCTTAAACCCTGCTTTCCGTCCATCTTTCAATGATGGAGCATTTTCCATACGGTCACGACCTCCAACTCTGCTTAGCTTGCAGtttccctctccccctttctccctgtgtgtctCTGCGAGTGTCTGAGTGCAGACAGGTGTGCTGGAGTCAGAGCAGAGCCCCACCGTACCCAGCTCTGTCACTAGCACCCTGCCAGGGCGTAGTATCTGCTCAGTCAGTCTGCGTTCAAGTTGTTCTTTGCTCGTTGCCTGTTACCTGTTAACTAAACGTGTTCTCTTCTTCCTGCAGCACCGTCTGCTCTGCgctggcccctgtctccagcccTTCTTCCTGTCAACCCTGCTCCTCTGCCCTGGACCCTGCTCGGCTCAGCTTCCCACACTCTGCACACTCTTCAGTCCAGCCCCGGTTTTTTCCCTGTGCTGAACGAAGCCAGCCCCCAGTCCTGTCCCCACACTCCTTGCCATCCCCTTTGCCCTGCTCATCCTTGGCTCCAGTCCCGTTCCCTTTATCCTGCAATAAATACCCTTCTATTCTACTCCAGTCTTCCAACAACTCTCACATAATTTTTTAGATACATTCAAATTAGAAGAAGTTTTGTTCATTCCCATTATCCCCTTTTCCCCTCCCCTGCCTTCCCAAAGATACACCTCATTTTCAAACCACTTGTCACTCTAAAGGGTTCAATATCATTTTTGTATGACCAAATTCTGCCTTCTCAACAAACTTCTCTACATTACACAAAACCAACATGGGAGGAGGAACTAGGACTACAGATTTCGAAGGAATTATTGGAAAGTGTATTAAAACGAATACATACCTTATCTATTTGTGCCAGATTAGGACTTATCCAGTGTAAAACTGTACACTGTGTCTGTTAGACAAATGCAAAGACTGTCTTAACTACAAAACTGTTCAtccaaactgcagcagatgCAGTCACACACCTGCAAATCTTTCTCACATGTGTCGGTCATGTCCAATCTCATGTCCAATTTCTGTCCAATCAAAAATATTGGACAGAAATCTTCAAAGCACTCTCAGACATGAATAAAACCCAAACTGATCCTGAACCTCTCATGTCACAGCTCACCACTCATCCAATTGACATCATTGCTTTCCTCACTGTCAGCTAGATGCTTGATCACTATGAGCTGGAAATCTTCAACACCCCCCACCTATGCTCTATGGTTTGGAAGTGTTTCCAGATATATTAAAGAAAATCAGatacatatttatttgtgaatacttttaaaaaagtgtgtggTCCCCTGCAGATCTGTCTTCAGAAATGAAATTCTGTCACTGTAGCTGACTAATGCTGTCTCCCTGTAATGCTTATTTAGATAAATGGGGAATGTTCCTGTTATCGTTCATTTGTAGAACGTGCTGATAATGCTTGATGTAAATTATATCTAACTTTACTTATTGTGTAACTTTTgtctggaccacaacagcgAGGCCAGCCTTATAAACGCGAATCTCCGTGACTGACTGAGGgcgtgataaagt from Xiphias gladius isolate SHS-SW01 ecotype Sanya breed wild chromosome 2, ASM1685928v1, whole genome shotgun sequence includes:
- the mrps33 gene encoding 28S ribosomal protein S33, mitochondrial, which encodes MAGLSSYAIRMARLSAQIFGEVVRPTDSRSMKVVQLFQEPPMAKRKDVYDWYPKHRVYYAMTQKLRFMGLFRDEHEDFKEEMSRLRKLRGKGKPKKGEGKRAGKKK